One window of the Osmerus mordax isolate fOsmMor3 chromosome 2, fOsmMor3.pri, whole genome shotgun sequence genome contains the following:
- the mab21l3 gene encoding protein mab-21-like 3, with protein sequence MPDFTDEDLDQYLQNQVDLRHRTVSRRVEEVLTVVKELTREISGRDGRFQSIVQAGVHNESIKDQPAMLSKWTALLRGRCTFNPAIQVLTPTLMLVSVPVRGLLGYHEHLTHQWRYYSLSGSRLPSPVREPEKLHQWLEFDSFTNPAQDWQDTRVCVEGDIVPAKVVSLFRAMLDNAIKSCGLTGKVTVLESVGTVVRVAIETAEGIMEAELVPTVELVNYWPKKARWPRLLQRWPVAERARCIKSFGFNLMATSNYHWLLSFSRAEQALLGAIDEDGGCRRKCYRVVRQLKEDVWCPGNKPVITAFHLQTLLFWCCEKFPCVRDWRSVKECVLRIATKLHKCVSQRYLRHYFVRSYNLLKYSNTTELDNTAQRINAFLVNPSLYVH encoded by the exons ATGCCAGACTTTACTGATGAGGATCTGGACCAATACCTCCAGAATCAG gtggACCTGCGGCACCGCACAGTGAgtagaagggtggaggaggttctGACTGTTGTCAAAGAACTTACCAGAGAGATTAGCGGAAGAGATGGACGCTTCCAGTCCATTGTCCAGGCTGGAGTCCACAATGAGAGCATCAAG GATCAGCCTGCCATGTTGTCCAAATGGACTGCTCTGCTGAGAGGAAGATGTACATTCAACCCTGCCATCCAA gtcttGACCCCTACCCTGATGTTGGTCAGTGTACCAGTCAGAGGGCTGCTTGGTTACCATGAGCATTTAACCCACCAGTGGAGGTACTACTCTCTGAGTGGATCTCGGCTCCCCTCACCTGTACGTGAGCCAGAGAAGCTCCACCAATGGCTGGAGTTTGATAGCTTCACAAACCCTGCCCAGGACTGGCAGGACACacgggtgtgtgtagagggcgaCATTGTCCCGGCTAAGGTAGTCAGCCTCTTCAGAGCGATGCTAGACAACGCCATAAAGAGCTGTGGTCTGACTG GTAAAGTCACCGTCTTGGAGTCAGTGGGCACGGTGGTACGTGTTGCCATAGAAACGGCAGAGGGCATCATGGAGGCAGAGCTTGTTCCAACAGTGGAGCTCGTCAACTATTGGCCGAAGAAAGCTCGTTGGCCCCGCCTACTGCAGCGCTGGCCTGTTGCAGAGCGAGCTCGCTGCATCAAG TCGTTCGGGTTCAACTTAATGGCCACTTCTAATTACCACTGGCTGCTGTCCTTCTCACGAGCAGAGCAGGCACTGTTAGGCGCAATTGACGAGGACGGCGGTTGCCGTAGAAAATGTTACAGAGTCGTCCGGCAACTGAAGGAGGATGTCTGGTGTCCTGGAAACAAGCCTGTCATCACAGCTTTCCACCTGCAG acgcTGTTGTTCTGGTGTTGTGAGAAGTTTCCCTGTGTGCGGGACTGGAGATCTGTGAAGGAGTGCGTGTTGCGGATAGCTACAAAGTTGCACAAGTGTGTGAGCCAGCGTTACCTGAGGCACTACTTTGTCCGCTCCTACAACCTTCTCAAGTACAGCAACACTACCGAGCTGGATAACACAGCACAGAGGATCAACGCCTTCCTAGTAAACCCCAGTCTGTATGTCCACTAA
- the sona gene encoding serine/arginine repetitive matrix protein 5 has protein sequence MECAVDTQPGEEDLQERDHSTGEKAANEGSETPHKKNKKHKKHKSKKKKKKRKGERDSSSESAPESEPEPPRAMKTRASARIARPAISASGEPVDAKEEGTRDLITDPQEVEGDGKTKKHKKHAAKKRKKKKKKEEKQERKSHSPSDSTSASGSESEGEGKPAVSEDKAPPGAKLSPILIKTRREDRLPSANLTRGHTEEAPAVKGEPSDEEPLEAGGKGSVEDLPPSTDQDNHQAAKGEEQPGNGSFTHAQELPDIIPKLEGSQRDEANLKEASASQRAKVKECNPSRSPSRSPMRPGADIKRSRSSVSDSPSPKRSSDHPASDRARSPSSPRRSPKTKRSSSPKTGRRSPSPKRKQSRSPKRSRRKSQSLSPKRGRSSLSPSPRRRPSRSPRRGRRSPSPSPRRSRRSTSRPRAGRARRSRTRSPRRVGRRSRSRSPARLRRSTSRSRRSRRSRSRSVKRGRRSPTPSPPRRKRSPPIRTRRSRSRSVRRSRRTRSRSVVILRKGRRSRTRSPKKRTKSRSPVRKRRSPSPRRIRGKSRSPRTRKRSKSRSTSAPRYRSKSQSPAAGGRQSKSPVRCRRSKSKSLSRDKSKSRSVSSDRQSESVSPAHSQSRTPAKDHESPAQPERASTEEQVVEKSLVGAADQVQMVAADQEPVVAEDQEPVVAADQEPVVAADQEPVVAEDQEPVAAAGPWKPLPLAPAPDSAAKSSSETELTGQNNNHSASADTASDKGPAQPAGESSPASSSEERDDAAAAVSRSGSPEPGVEQSDSSDQETKSSGKKTATASSKRQTSTSASPARKKLSVSRSPARRKLSRSTSSPRRSPSKSGKEESKRRNKSRSKSPVRKRNSRSPVERKKRRSKSRSPARRRRSRSRSAARRRKSRSKSRPRTKRSRSRTPPRKRRSRSRSPGRRKRSRSTDRNKRSKSRSPDRRRRSRSRGRRRPVFRSRSFDRRDRWKREPSHSPILILRKQRRSTSRARRSASKTPPRLTELDKDQLLEIAKANAAAMCAKAGVPIPESLRPKAILQLPLPTPSPTPLSLPLPLPLNLPMGMPNMPNMSMGMPGMPNMPNMSNMTMSAAMASMTAATMTAALTNMGALASMPSMPPLPTITNKPPPCLAPPTPTLNLGHIEEVKRKVTQQANIHTIKELTEKCKMIAESKEEMAIAKPHVSDDES, from the exons ATGGAGTGTGCAGTAGACACCCAACCAG gagaggaggatcTACAGGAGAGGGACCATTCCACAGGAGAGAAAGCTGCCAATGAGGGCAGTGAGACACCCCACAAGAAGAACAAGAAGCACAAAAAACACAAGagtaagaagaagaagaagaagcgaAAGGGAGAACGAGACAGCAGCTCTGAGTCTGCCCCTGAGTCCGAACCAGAGCCTCCACGGGCCATGAAAACAAGAGCCAG TGCGAGGATTGCACGACCAGCCATCTCTGCTTCAGGGGAGCCAGTTGATGCTAAGGAGGAAGGAACAAGGGACTTGATCACAG ATCCACAGGAAGTAGAGGGAGATGGAAAAACCAAAAAGCATAAAAAACATGCAGCCaagaagaggaaaaagaagaagaagaaggaagagaagcaAGAGAGGAAGTCCCACTCTCCATCAGATAGCACCTCCGCTTCGGGGTCCGAGTCCGAGGGAGAAGGGAAGCCAGCAGTGTCTGAAGACAAAGCTCCCCCTGGAGCCAAGCTCTCCCCCATTCTGATCAAGACCAGGCGAGAGGACAGGCTTCCCTCTGCGAACCTGACCCGGGGCCACACAGAAGAGGCTCCAGCTGTAAAGGGTGAGCCTTCGGATGAGGAGCCACTAGAGGCCGGAGGGAAGGGGTCAGTAGAGGACTTGCCACCTTCTACAGATCAGGACAACCACCAAGCTGCCAAGGGAGAAGAGCAGCCAGGAAACGGCAGCTTCACCCACGCTCAGGAGCTGCCTGATATCATCCCCAAGCTGGAAGGCTCACAGAGAGATGAAGCCAACCTGAAGGAGGCTAGTGCAAGCCAAAGGGCAAAGGTCAAGGAATGCAACCCTTCCAGATCACCGTCACGCTCCCCCATGCGCCCCGGGGCTGATATAAAAAGGTCTAGGTCCAGTGTCAGTGACTCACCAAGCCCCAAGCGATCCTCTGATCACCCTGCGTCTGACCGGGCCCGGTCCCCTTCCAGTCCCAGGAGGAGTCCTAAGACCAAACGGTCCTCGTCTCCCAAGACAGGGCGTCGGTCTCCATCCCCCAAAAGGAAGCAGTCCAGATCCCCCAAGAGGTCCAGACGTaaatctcagtctctctccccgaAGAGGGGCCGAagctcgctctccccctctcccaggagGAGGCCTTCCAGATCACCCAGACGAGGTCGTAGGTCACCGTCTCCGTCTCCAAGGAGATCTCGACGCTCTACCTCCAGGCCTCGTGCCGGCCGTGCCCGAAGGTCCAGAACCAGGTCTCCCCGACGGGTCGGCAGACGCTCTCGATCCCGCTCACCAGCACGGCTCCGCCGTTCGACCTCCAGATCCAGGAGGTCTCGGCGCTCCAGGTCTCGGTCAGTGAAACGAGGACGCCGTTCCCCAACCCCATCACCCCCTCGCAGAAAAAGATCCCCGCCCATCAGAACCCGAAGGTCTCGGTCTCGGTCAGtccggaggagcaggagaacccGCTCACGCTCGGTCGTCATCCTGAGGAAGGGCCGGCGCTCTAGGACCCGGAGTCCCAAGAAACGAACCAAGTCCAGGTCCCCAGTTCGAAAACGGCGTTCCCCGTCTCCCAGGCGGATCCGGGGCAAGTCCAGGTCACCGAGGACGAGAAAGAGATCCAAGTCCCGATCCACATCAGCACCACGTTATAGGTCCAAATCTCAATCACCTGCAGCTGGTGGCAGACAGTCCAAATCACCTGTGAGGTGCAGGCGATCAAAGTCCAAGTCCCTCAGCCGAGACAAATCCAAATCCAGATCTGTGTCCAGCGACAGGCAATCAGAAAGTGTGTCTCCAGCTCACTCTCAATCTAGGACTCCAGCCAAGGACCACGAGTCTCCCGCACAGCCTGAGAGAGCTTCCACAGAAGAACAAGTGGTCGAGAAGAGCCTCGTAGGGGCAGCAGATCAGGTGCAAATGGTTGCAGCAGATCAGGAGCCAGTGGTTGCAGAAGATCAGGAGCCAGTGGTTGCAGCAGATCAGGAGCCAGTGGTTGCAGCAGATCAGGAGCCAGTGGTTGCAGAAGATCAGGAGCCAGTGGCTGCAGCCGGACCATGGAAGCCCTTGCCTCTGGCCCCTGCCCCTGATTCAGCAGCCAAGTCTTCCTCCGAGACTGAGCTCACTGGCCAGAACAACAACCATAGCGCCTCAGCTGACACGGCCTCAGATAAAGGGCCGGCACAGCCAGCAGGGGAGAGCAGCCCAGCCAGctcgtctgaggagagagatgatgctgctgctgctgtctccAGGTCTGGTTCTCCTGAACCCGGTGTGGAGCAGTCAGACAGCTCTGACCAGGAGACCAAGTCTTCTGGCAAGAAGACAGCCACGGCGTCATCGAAACGTCAGACCTCCACTTCAGCGTCTCCCGCTAGGAAGAAGCTGTCCGTGTCCCGCTCACCTGCCCGCAGGAAGTTGTCACGCTCCACTTCATCTCCCAGGCGCTCCCCGTCTAAATCTGGAAAAGAGGAATCTAAAAGAAGAAATAAGTCCAG GTCCAAGTCCCCCGTGAGAAAGAGAAATTCCAGGTCTCCTgtggaaagaaagaagaggCGCTCCAAGTCCAGGAGTCCAGCCCGGCGTCGCAGGTCTCGCTCAAGGTCAGCCGCACGCCGCAGGAAATCTCGCTCCAagtccagacccaggaccaagCGGTCCAGGTCCCGCACCCCACCTCGCAAAAGGAGGTCCAGGTCTCGTTCCCCAGGCCGCAGGAAGAGGTCCCGGTCCACAGACCGAAACAAGCGCTCAAAGTCCCGCTCTCCCGACCGCAGGCGGCGGTCTAGGTCTCGGGGGCGCCGCAGGCCCGTGTTCCGGAGCCGCTCGTTCGACCGGCGGGACCGCTGGAAACGAGAGCCCAGCCACTcccccatcctcatcctccGCAAGCAGCGCCGCTCCACTTCTCGCGCACGCCGCAGCGCCAGCAAGACCCCCCCGCGCCTCACAGAGCTCG ACAAGGACCAGCTCCTGGAGATAGCCAAGGCCAATGCAGCCGCCATGTGTGCCAAGGCAGGGGTGCCCATCCCAGAGAGCCTGAGACCCAAAGCCATCCTCCAACTGCCCCTTCCCACTCCATCTCCTACCCCCTTGTCGCTGCCCCTACCCTTGCCTCTCAACTTGCCCATGGGCATGCCCAACATGCCCAACATGTCCATGGGAATGCCTGGCATGCCCAACATGCCCAACATGTCTAACATGACCATGAGTGCTGCCATGGCCAGCATGACGGCTGCCACTATGACCGCGGCCCTCACCAACATGGGCGCGTTGGCTTCCATGCCCTCCATGCCCCCTCTGCCCACCATAACCAacaagccccctccctgcctggcaCCGCCCACCCCCACTCTCAACCTGGGCCAcatagaggaggtgaagaggaaggTCACACAGCAGGCCAACATCCACACCATCAAGGAACTCACCGAG aagTGTAAGATGATCGCGGAGAGCAAGGAGGAGATGGCCATAGCGAAGCCCCATGTGTCAGATGACGAGTCATAG